From the Streptomyces sp. NBC_01216 genome, the window ATTCCCAGCCCGTCGACCGGTGTGCTCCACCTCGGACCGCTCCCGCTGCGCGGCTACGCCTTCTGCATCATCATCGGTGTCTTCGTCGCCGTCTGGCTCGGCAACAGGCGCTGGATCGCCCGGGGCGGCAAAGCCGGCACCGTGGCCGACATCGCCGTCTGGGCCGTGCCCTTCGGCCTCGTCGGCGGCCGGCTCTACCACGTGATCACCGACTACCAGCTCTACTTCAGCGAGGGCGAGGACTGGGTCGACGCCTTCAAGATCTGGGAGGGCGGTCTCGGCATCTGGGGCGCCGTCGCACTCGGCGCGGTGGGCGCCTGGATCGGCTGCCGTCGGCGTGGGATCCCGCTCCCCGCGTACGCCGACGCCATCGCGCCCGGTATCGCTCTCGCCCAGGCCGTCGGCCGCTGGGGCAACTGGTTCAACCAGGAGCTCTACGGCAAGCCCACCACGCTGCCGTGGGGTCTGGAGATCAGCGCGAGCGGGAACCGCGAGGCCGGGATCTACCACCCGACCTTCCTGTACGAGTCGCTGTGGTGCATCGGCGTCGCGCTTCTCGTGGTCTGGGCCGACCGCCGCTTCAGGCTGGGACACGGCCGGGCGTTCGCGCTGTACGTCGCCGCGTACTGCGCGGGTCGCGGGTGGATCGAGTACATGCGCGTCGACGAGGCGCACCACGTCCTGGGTCTGCGACTGAACGTCTGGACCGCGATCGTCGTCTTCCTGCTGGCCGTGACCTACATCGTGGTCTCGTCGCGGGTCCGCCCGGGGCGTGAGGAGGTCGTGGAACCGGACCGGCCCGGCTCCGGTGGCGAGGACAGGAAGGCCGACGCCAGGAGCGACGGCGAGAAGACCGACGGCGCGGCGGACGAGGACGCGGCGGACGAGGACGGGCCGAAGGACGGGACCGGGGAGGCGGACCGGAGGTCCGGGAAGGCGGCCGGCACCGCCGCCACCGCGGACGGTCCCGAAGGGGAGACCGCCGGGAACGGCACGGAGGCGGCCGGCAAGAGCTGACCGCCCACCGAGGACGGAGAGCGGCCGGGGCCGCCCCGGCGACCGAGAGGTCCGGGGGCGGCCCCCTGCGTCGGAGGCCCCGGGGGAGCCCGCCCGTCCCGGTCAGGCACGGTTCGCCAGGGTCAGCACCCGGCGGGCCCCCTCCACCACCGCCGCGTCCACGAAGCGTCCGTCCGGCAGGGCCAGGGCTCCCTCCTCCGTCTGCGCCGCCTTGACGACCTCCTCGGCGGCGGCGATCTCGTCGGGCGTCGGCAGGTACGCCTGCTCGATGACCGGGAGCTGGCGCGGATGGATCGCGGCACGCCCCAGGAAGCCCAGCGCGCGTCCCCGGGCACAGCTGGCCGCCAGGGTGTCCAGGTCCCTGATGTCGGGGTGGACCGACTGCGCCGGGGGCGGCAGGGCCGCCGCGCGGGCGGCGA encodes:
- the lgt gene encoding prolipoprotein diacylglyceryl transferase, translated to MDLAYIPSPSTGVLHLGPLPLRGYAFCIIIGVFVAVWLGNRRWIARGGKAGTVADIAVWAVPFGLVGGRLYHVITDYQLYFSEGEDWVDAFKIWEGGLGIWGAVALGAVGAWIGCRRRGIPLPAYADAIAPGIALAQAVGRWGNWFNQELYGKPTTLPWGLEISASGNREAGIYHPTFLYESLWCIGVALLVVWADRRFRLGHGRAFALYVAAYCAGRGWIEYMRVDEAHHVLGLRLNVWTAIVVFLLAVTYIVVSSRVRPGREEVVEPDRPGSGGEDRKADARSDGEKTDGAADEDAADEDGPKDGTGEADRRSGKAAGTAATADGPEGETAGNGTEAAGKS